One genomic region from Bacillus sp. SLBN-46 encodes:
- the yaaA gene encoding S4 domain-containing protein YaaA, producing MPEKVKLDTEFITLGQFLKLADVIQTGGMAKWFLSEHEVIINGEQDQRRGRKLRVGDKVQIAGFGEFVVTD from the coding sequence ATGCCTGAAAAAGTAAAGCTGGACACAGAATTTATTACATTAGGTCAATTTTTGAAATTAGCTGATGTAATTCAAACGGGTGGAATGGCAAAATGGTTTTTGAGCGAACATGAAGTAATTATAAATGGTGAACAAGATCAAAGAAGAGGTAGAAAGCTTCGAGTAGGTGACAAAGTCCAAATTGCTGGCTTTGGGGAGTTTGTGGTTACCGACTAG
- the dnaN gene encoding DNA polymerase III subunit beta: MKFIIQRDRLVQSVQDVMKAVTTRTTIPILTGIKITATTEGVTLTGSDSDISIESFIPKEDAGDEIVEIKQVGSIVLQAKFFSEIVKKLPTDSVEIEVLGSLQTVIRSGKSEFNLNGLDAEEYPHLPQIEENNKFHIATDLLKAMIRQTHFAVSTSETRPILTGVNWKIENEELICIATDSHRLALRKAKIETENNDSYNVVIPGKSLNELSKIIDDSNELIDIVITENQILFKAKHLLFFSRLLEGNYPDTSRLIPNESKTDVTVNTKEFLQAIDRASLLAREGRNNVVKFSTIEDGIIEVSSNTPEIGKVVEEIQSSSIEGEDLKISFSAKYMMDALKALEGTDIKVSFTGAMRPFLIRPLHDESILQLILPVRTY; the protein is encoded by the coding sequence ATGAAATTTATAATCCAACGAGACCGCCTTGTTCAAAGTGTTCAAGATGTTATGAAGGCTGTCACAACAAGGACAACCATTCCAATCTTGACCGGGATTAAGATTACTGCGACTACTGAAGGAGTAACGTTAACAGGTAGTGATTCTGATATTTCGATTGAATCGTTTATTCCAAAAGAAGATGCTGGAGATGAAATTGTTGAAATTAAACAAGTAGGATCGATTGTTCTACAAGCCAAGTTTTTTAGCGAAATTGTTAAAAAGCTGCCTACAGACTCAGTTGAAATTGAGGTACTTGGTTCACTTCAAACCGTTATTCGATCTGGAAAATCAGAATTTAACTTAAATGGTTTAGATGCAGAGGAATACCCTCACCTTCCACAAATTGAGGAAAATAATAAGTTTCATATTGCTACCGATCTTCTAAAAGCGATGATTAGACAAACTCATTTTGCAGTGTCCACCTCAGAAACACGCCCCATCTTGACAGGTGTAAACTGGAAGATCGAAAATGAGGAACTAATCTGTATTGCAACAGATAGTCATCGTCTGGCATTAAGAAAAGCAAAAATCGAAACGGAGAATAACGATAGCTATAATGTTGTTATTCCAGGCAAGAGCTTAAATGAATTAAGTAAAATTATTGATGACTCCAATGAACTAATAGACATTGTTATTACAGAAAATCAAATATTATTTAAAGCAAAGCATTTACTATTCTTTTCAAGATTGTTAGAAGGAAATTATCCTGATACGTCTAGATTGATTCCAAATGAAAGTAAGACCGATGTAACGGTTAACACGAAGGAATTCCTTCAAGCGATTGATCGTGCTTCTCTATTAGCGCGAGAAGGAAGGAATAATGTGGTTAAGTTCTCTACGATTGAGGATGGAATCATTGAAGTTTCTTCCAATACTCCTGAAATAGGAAAAGTTGTAGAAGAAATTCAAAGCTCATCCATTGAGGGAGAAGATTTAAAAATCTCTTTTAGCGCGAAATATATGATGGATGCATTAAAAGCACTTGAAGGAACTGATATCAAAGTAAGCTTCACAGGAGCCATGCGCCCATTCTTAATTCGGCCTCTACACGACGAAAGCATCTTGCAATTGATCCTACCTGTAAGAACATACTAA